In Mytilus trossulus isolate FHL-02 chromosome 14, PNRI_Mtr1.1.1.hap1, whole genome shotgun sequence, a genomic segment contains:
- the LOC134697686 gene encoding uncharacterized protein DDB_G0290685-like has product MTQGRPVHNEQEGDDTPHEDIQQELNDTRPVQNEQESGDTPHEGIQQELNDTRPVQNEQEGDDTPHEDIQQELNDTRPVQNEQEGDDTPHEDIQQELNDTRPVQNEQESGDTPHEDIQQELNDTRPVQNEQESGDRPHEDIQQELNDTRPVQNEQESGDRPHEDIQQELNDTRPVQNEQESGDTPHEDIQQELNDTRPVQNEQGSSDTPHEGIQQELNDTRPVQNEQEGDDTPHEDIQQELNDTRPIQNEQEGDDTPHEGIQQELNDTRPVQNEQESGDTPHEDIQQELNDTRPVQNEQESGDTPHEDIQQELNDTRPVQNEQESGDTPHEDIQQELNDTTPENIQQGVIVSIDEESSDDNIPLSRLKHRTTFVEDEDIESIIDSEDSYKVTKADINSSDSNLSAPSSEGISNTDFEYETLTLHKRRRKLSKKRNTKENKINRKTEKKSKVVQFISKNKTAKTINADRSTNGNVQNSPLSCKETYTSLSSIFQT; this is encoded by the exons ATGACACAAGGCCG GCCCGTACATAATGAACAAGAGGGCGATGATACACCACATGAAGATATACAACAAGAATTAAATGACACAAGGCCCGTACAGAATGAGCAAGAGAGCGGTGATACACCACATGAAGGTATACAACAAGAATTAAATGACACTAGGCCCGTACAGAATGAACAAGAGGGCGATGATACACCACATGAAGATATACAACAAGAATTAAATGACACAAGGCCCGTACAGAATGAACAAGAGGGCGATGATACACCACATGAAGATATACAACAAGAATTAAATGACACAAGGCCCGTACAGAATGAACAAGAGAGCGGTGATACACCACATGAAGATATACAACAAGAATTAAATGACACAAGGCCCGTACAGAATGAACAAGAGAGCGGTGATAGACCACATGAAGATATACAACAAGAATTAAATGACACAAGGCCCGTACAGAATGAACAAGAGAGCGGTGATAGACCACATGAAGATATACAACAAGAATTAAATGACACAAGGCCCGTACAGAATGAACAAGAGAGCGGTGATACACCACATGAAGATATACAACAAGAATTAAATGACACAAGGCCCGTACAGAATGAACAAGGGAGCAGTGATACACCACATGAAGGTATACAACAAGAATTAAATGACACAAGGCCCGTACAGAATGAACAAGAGGGCGATGATACACCACATGAAGATATACAACAAGAATTAAATGACACAAGGCCCATACAGAATGAACAAGAGGGCGATGATACACCACATGAAGGTATACAACAAGAATTAAATGACACAAGGCCCGTACAGAATGAACAAGAGAGCGGTGATACACCACATGAAGATATACAACAAGAATTAAATGACACAAGGCCCGTACAGAATGAACAAGAGAGCGGTGATACACCACATGAAGATATACAACAAGAATTAAATGACACAAGGCCCGTACAGAATGAACAAGAGAGCGGTGATACACCACATGAAGATATACAACAAGAATTAAATGACACAACACCTGAAAATATACAACAAGGGGTAATAGTATCCATTGATGAAGAAAGTAGTGACGATAATATTCCTCTATCTCGACTGAAACATAGGACAACCTTCGTAGAAGATGAGGATATTGAGTCTATAATAGATAGTGAAGATTCATACAAAGTAACTAAGGCAGATATCAACTCATCTGATTCTAACTTATCAGCACCGTCTTCAGAAGGAATTTCAAACACAGACTTTGAATATGAAACCTTGACTCTTCATAAAAGACGGAGAAAACTttcgaaaaaaagaaacactaaAGAAAACAAGATTAATAGAAAGACAGAAAAGAAATCCAAAGTtgtacaatttatttcaaaaaataaaactgcaAAAACAATCAATGCAGACAGAAGTACAAATGGTAATGTTCAGAACTCACCACTTTCCTGTAAAGAAACTTACACAAGTCTCTCATCAATCTTCCAAACATAG